Proteins co-encoded in one Acidobacteriota bacterium genomic window:
- a CDS encoding phosphopentomutase: protein MGSKFNRIFLMVLDSAGIGEMPDAAAWGDAGANTLGHIFESRTVHLPNLQAMGLGNITPLKGLAGVESPTGSYGKCTLKSDGKDTTTGHWEMAGIILKQGFPKFPDGFPPRIIDEFIAKANVPGVLGNIPASGTEIIKQLGEEHIRTGKPIVYTSADSVFQIAAHEEVVPIDRLYEMCEIARKILHGEDEVARVIARPFLGSTADNFKRTENRHDYAVPPPNDNLLPLMKASGLDVVCIGKIASIYDGLGVTEDLTAKNNEQIIDVTIQALNNDSHGIVFSNLVDFDMLYGHRRDTEGYAKALEHFDERLPEVIDALHDDDLLIMTADHGNDPSMPGSDHTREYVPLLVFGKAAKAGINLGTRQSLSDIGQTVAENFGLRINDGVSFLGEI, encoded by the coding sequence ATGGGTTCAAAATTCAATCGCATTTTCTTAATGGTTCTCGACTCCGCCGGTATCGGCGAGATGCCCGATGCGGCGGCGTGGGGCGATGCCGGGGCGAATACGCTCGGGCATATTTTTGAATCGCGCACTGTTCATCTGCCGAATTTGCAGGCGATGGGGCTCGGAAATATCACGCCGCTCAAGGGGTTGGCCGGCGTCGAGAGTCCGACCGGTTCATACGGCAAATGTACGCTCAAATCTGACGGCAAGGACACCACGACAGGGCATTGGGAGATGGCGGGAATTATTCTGAAGCAGGGATTTCCGAAGTTTCCAGACGGTTTTCCGCCGCGGATCATTGACGAATTTATTGCAAAGGCGAATGTTCCCGGTGTGCTCGGGAATATTCCCGCGAGCGGCACCGAAATCATAAAACAGCTCGGCGAGGAGCACATTAGAACTGGTAAACCGATCGTCTATACCTCGGCCGATTCTGTCTTTCAGATAGCGGCGCACGAGGAGGTTGTCCCGATCGACAGGCTTTATGAGATGTGCGAGATAGCCCGCAAAATACTTCACGGAGAGGATGAGGTTGCACGCGTGATCGCTCGGCCGTTCCTGGGTTCGACGGCCGACAATTTCAAGCGGACAGAGAATCGACACGATTACGCCGTTCCACCGCCGAACGACAACCTGTTGCCGCTGATGAAAGCCTCGGGGCTTGATGTGGTGTGTATAGGCAAGATCGCCTCGATCTATGATGGCTTGGGTGTTACAGAAGACCTGACCGCCAAGAATAATGAGCAGATCATTGACGTAACGATCCAGGCACTCAATAACGATTCCCACGGCATTGTCTTCAGCAATCTGGTCGATTTTGATATGCTTTACGGCCATCGCCGCGATACTGAGGGGTATGCGAAAGCGTTAGAGCACTTCGATGAGCGCCTTCCCGAGGTGATCGATGCGTTACACGACGACGATCTGCTCATCATGACAGCCGACCATGGCAACGATCCATCAATGCCCGGATCCGACCACACCCGCGAATACGTACCGCTTTTGGTTTTTGGCAAAGCCGCTAAGGCTGGCATCAATCTCGGTACACGGCAATCGCTCTCGGATATTGGGCAGACGGTTGCGGAGAATTTCGGGCTTCGAATAAACGATGGCGTGAGTTTCCTTGGCGAGATCTGA